One genomic window of Pyrobaculum sp. 3827-6 includes the following:
- a CDS encoding shikimate kinase has product MQCAVACAYGGGTVINAIATGHGAAFPISLRVVAEVCRSDRTSVSTYADVDVGPVVMIVERVAERFGTGPLAVRITGDLPTAGGLKSSSATVNAIIRAAASLAGAEVDLFDVARLNAELSKWAGISVTGAFDDAVASAVGRSYLTDNHKLVVIRELEVSGRAVVLIPPYEKRRHRLEEMRAVAPLVRTAVAYAGLGMWREAMAINAAAYGYALGYPPEPWLEALRMGAVGGVSGTGPSHVFITEDPEGLAEALSKYGRVYVVDIPQSPCST; this is encoded by the coding sequence GTGCAGTGCGCCGTGGCGTGTGCGTACGGCGGGGGGACTGTGATCAACGCCATAGCCACCGGGCACGGGGCGGCTTTCCCCATATCGCTGAGGGTGGTGGCTGAGGTGTGCCGCTCCGACCGGACCTCGGTCTCTACATACGCCGACGTGGACGTGGGGCCGGTGGTGATGATTGTGGAGAGGGTTGCCGAGAGGTTCGGGACGGGGCCCCTAGCCGTCAGGATCACCGGCGATCTGCCCACCGCGGGTGGGCTTAAGTCTAGTAGCGCCACGGTCAACGCAATTATCAGGGCGGCGGCGTCGCTGGCCGGGGCCGAGGTGGATCTCTTCGACGTGGCTAGGCTAAACGCCGAGTTGAGCAAGTGGGCTGGGATAAGCGTCACGGGGGCTTTTGACGACGCCGTGGCGAGCGCCGTGGGGAGGAGCTACCTCACCGACAACCACAAGCTCGTGGTGATTAGAGAGCTGGAGGTGTCTGGGAGGGCCGTCGTGTTGATACCGCCCTACGAGAAGAGGAGGCATAGGCTCGAGGAGATGAGGGCCGTGGCGCCTCTGGTTAGGACCGCGGTGGCCTACGCGGGGCTGGGCATGTGGAGAGAGGCGATGGCGATAAACGCCGCGGCGTACGGCTACGCCCTGGGCTACCCGCCGGAGCCGTGGCTAGAGGCGCTGAGGATGGGGGCCGTGGGCGGGGTGTCGGGCACCGGGCCCTCCCACGTCTTTATCACGGAAGACCCGGAGGGCCTCGCCGAGGCTCTGTCTAAATACGGCAGGGTCTACGTAGTGGACATACCGCAGTCGCCCTGCTCTACGTAG
- a CDS encoding pyridoxal phosphate-dependent aminotransferase, producing MDFVSVLRRIGEAGPRHRLDIGDPDVPPPGELLEALSRVGDMRYGPPEGLPEFREAVASVFGVEPGEVVAVAGGRHGLAALMWAFRRWRLLTPSPYYPGYFEIAEVFGLGLGVVESGGGWLPRFAERGVYVVNYPNNPTGVVLPRERVRELVDVAEFVISDEIYRDIVFTEFTSPLDMSPNVAVVYSFSKVFSVPGLRLGAVIAPREVAREVARFNKATINVPPTHAQRAVASVIDILPRRRREVSEIYRGRAELAARLLRLRFVKPGGAFYIFAEAGEGCFEKALGRGVSVLPGELYGRGGYVRIALVEGEGALSEAFSVLNEVCR from the coding sequence GTGGATTTTGTCTCTGTTCTTAGGCGTATTGGGGAGGCGGGGCCGCGTCATAGGCTTGATATTGGGGATCCCGACGTGCCTCCGCCGGGGGAGCTTCTGGAGGCTTTGTCGCGTGTTGGGGATATGCGCTACGGCCCTCCGGAGGGGTTGCCGGAGTTTAGAGAGGCTGTGGCTTCTGTTTTTGGGGTGGAGCCTGGGGAGGTGGTGGCGGTGGCTGGCGGGAGGCACGGCCTCGCCGCGCTTATGTGGGCTTTCCGCAGGTGGCGGCTCCTGACGCCGTCGCCTTACTACCCGGGCTATTTCGAAATTGCGGAGGTCTTCGGGCTGGGGCTGGGGGTTGTGGAGTCTGGCGGTGGGTGGTTGCCTAGATTCGCGGAGAGGGGGGTGTACGTGGTGAACTACCCGAATAACCCCACGGGGGTGGTGTTGCCGAGGGAGAGGGTGAGGGAGCTTGTGGACGTGGCTGAGTTTGTGATTAGCGACGAGATTTACCGCGACATTGTGTTTACGGAGTTCACCTCTCCCCTCGACATGTCGCCCAACGTGGCTGTTGTGTACAGCTTTTCTAAGGTCTTCTCGGTTCCTGGTCTTAGGCTGGGGGCGGTGATTGCGCCGAGGGAGGTGGCTAGGGAGGTGGCCCGCTTCAACAAGGCGACTATCAACGTGCCTCCGACCCACGCCCAGAGGGCTGTGGCGTCTGTGATAGACATACTGCCGAGGAGGAGGCGGGAGGTTTCCGAGATATACCGCGGCAGGGCGGAGCTCGCGGCGAGGTTGCTGAGGCTTCGGTTTGTGAAGCCAGGGGGGGCGTTTTACATATTTGCCGAGGCGGGGGAGGGCTGTTTCGAGAAGGCGCTGGGGAGAGGCGTATCTGTCCTGCCCGGGGAGCTCTACGGGAGGGGTGGCTACGTGAGGATTGCCCTAGTGGAGGGGGAGGGGGCCCTGTCGGAGGCCTTCTCTGTGTTGAACGAGGTGTGTAGATAG
- a CDS encoding DASH complex subunit DAD2 — MYIDLKTLEEVVERAVKRALEEARSEEMKAVAEALKALADYTKAGFAQLTTQVEKLEKRVSTLEDNLGSLTEATLSRYVWEDLREEVRARGEVVLARRRNARVDGLDIDLLVETDRAVYVVEVKTKPRRRDVDAVARKAEAARGAYGKPAVAILAGVRIGDDIEKYAKGKGVLVYRY; from the coding sequence ATGTACATCGACCTCAAGACGCTTGAGGAGGTGGTGGAGAGGGCTGTCAAGAGGGCGCTGGAGGAGGCCCGTAGCGAGGAGATGAAGGCAGTCGCCGAGGCGTTGAAGGCGCTGGCAGACTACACCAAGGCAGGCTTCGCCCAGCTGACAACACAAGTTGAGAAGCTGGAGAAACGCGTATCCACGCTTGAGGATAACCTCGGCTCGCTTACCGAGGCAACCCTCTCCCGGTACGTCTGGGAGGATCTTAGAGAGGAGGTTAGGGCTAGGGGGGAGGTGGTGCTCGCCAGACGCCGCAACGCCCGTGTGGACGGCTTGGATATCGACCTCCTCGTGGAGACGGACAGGGCGGTGTACGTGGTGGAGGTGAAGACAAAGCCGAGGAGGAGAGACGTCGACGCCGTGGCTAGAAAGGCTGAGGCGGCCCGAGGCGCCTACGGCAAGCCCGCAGTAGCCATACTCGCCGGCGTAAGGATAGGAGACGACATAGAGAAATACGCAAAAGGCAAGGGGGTGCTTGTGTATAGGTACTGA